In a single window of the Acidobacteriota bacterium genome:
- the murD gene encoding UDP-N-acetylmuramoyl-L-alanine--D-glutamate ligase, with protein MEVLGKKSLVLGAGRSGVASARFLAERGATVALYDRKPVEEWSDLARSLKGSHNIGLIAGDLPSWLLDQIDLVVISPGVPTNTIPARYVDRKDGEVIGEVELAYRFLKGRMVGITGSNGKTTTTALIGEILKTAGFETQVGGNIGNAMISLVEGSVDDGWSVVELSSFQLETIRDLRPDVAICLNVTPNHLDRYDSFFDYAAAKHRLFMNQTEHDTAILNADNEITAEWAKGLRSRTLLFSVKRELDEGCFLRGQELIYRSGGTETRLTTRNDIFLPGLHNVENVLAAFAAGIACGAEIEKIAEAVRNFKGVEHRIEFVAEVSGIKFYNDSKATSVDATTKALEALADQESKTVLILGGRGKNAPYSPLIPLIEASVSHLVLIGEDADNIEKQLTGIAPITRAASMADAVRTGFELAGRGDRVLLAPACASFDMFCSFEQRGEAFKRSVADMAASQKAEA; from the coding sequence ATGGAAGTACTCGGAAAGAAATCGCTCGTTTTGGGAGCCGGCAGGTCCGGTGTAGCCTCTGCGCGTTTTCTGGCCGAAAGAGGTGCGACCGTCGCACTGTATGATCGAAAGCCGGTCGAGGAATGGAGCGATCTAGCCCGATCTCTGAAGGGCTCACACAACATCGGTTTGATCGCCGGCGACCTGCCTTCGTGGCTGCTGGATCAGATCGATCTGGTTGTGATCTCACCGGGCGTGCCGACGAACACCATTCCCGCACGATATGTTGACCGTAAAGACGGTGAGGTGATCGGCGAAGTAGAACTTGCGTACCGTTTCCTTAAAGGCCGCATGGTCGGCATCACCGGTTCGAACGGAAAGACCACCACAACCGCCCTGATAGGGGAGATACTCAAGACAGCGGGATTTGAAACACAGGTTGGCGGCAATATCGGCAACGCGATGATCTCATTGGTCGAAGGCTCAGTCGATGACGGTTGGAGCGTTGTTGAACTATCTAGTTTTCAACTTGAGACGATCCGAGACTTGCGCCCCGATGTCGCAATTTGCCTGAATGTAACCCCCAATCATTTGGACAGATATGATTCGTTTTTCGATTATGCGGCGGCAAAACATCGCCTGTTCATGAATCAAACTGAGCATGACACGGCGATATTGAACGCTGACAACGAGATAACTGCAGAATGGGCGAAAGGACTGCGGTCTCGAACGCTGCTTTTCAGCGTGAAACGCGAATTGGATGAGGGCTGTTTTCTGCGGGGCCAGGAATTGATATACCGGTCCGGCGGTACGGAGACGCGGCTGACCACACGTAACGACATCTTTCTTCCGGGCCTTCACAATGTAGAAAATGTGCTCGCTGCGTTTGCGGCCGGTATTGCTTGCGGTGCTGAGATCGAAAAGATCGCTGAAGCCGTCAGAAACTTCAAAGGAGTAGAACACCGCATCGAATTTGTCGCAGAGGTTTCCGGGATCAAGTTTTACAACGACTCCAAGGCAACATCGGTTGATGCTACGACGAAAGCCCTTGAAGCCCTCGCGGATCAAGAAAGCAAAACCGTACTCATTTTGGGCGGACGCGGCAAGAACGCTCCGTACTCGCCGTTGATCCCGTTGATCGAAGCGTCGGTCTCACATTTGGTCCTGATCGGAGAGGATGCGGACAACATCGAGAAACAGCTGACAGGTATTGCACCGATCACGCGGGCGGCGTCAATGGCAGATGCCGTTAGGACCGGATTTGAGCTGGCGGGCCGCGGGGACCGAGTTCTTCTGGCTCCCGCATGTGCGAGTTTTGACATGTTCTGCAGCTTTGAGCAACGGGGTGAGGCTTTCAAACGGTCAGTTGCTGACATGGCCGCATCGCAGAAAGCAGAAGCGTAA
- a CDS encoding phospho-N-acetylmuramoyl-pentapeptide-transferase yields MLYYFLYQILFRQYGQFSESWFFKGLNVFQYVTFRTAMAAITAMLISLLFGNKVIAKLKELKYGQEIRQEGPESHQKKHGTPTMGGTLMIGSVIFATVLWARADSLYMWIALGATILFALIGFGDDYIKIVKKRSLGLTGKQKFAGQITVVLLVWAILWAWGSYPWNLSIPFFKATADIDGITYVGPIIYLFFMMFIVVGSSNAVNLTDGLDGLAASTTFIAMAALTGLTYVASDARWAERLDITHNPAAAELTVFCGAMAGASLGFLWFNAPPAEVFMGDTGSLAIGGALGTVAVLTKQELLLPFVGGIFVLEALSVMLQVSFFKLTKRGGQPGRRIFKMTPLHHHFEVLGWDESKIVFRFVIGAILFALLSLTTLKLR; encoded by the coding sequence ATGCTCTATTATTTCCTATATCAGATCCTTTTCCGCCAGTATGGGCAGTTCAGCGAGTCCTGGTTCTTCAAAGGCCTGAATGTATTTCAATATGTGACATTCCGAACCGCGATGGCAGCGATAACTGCCATGCTCATCTCGCTGTTGTTCGGTAACAAGGTCATCGCAAAGCTGAAGGAGCTGAAGTACGGCCAGGAAATTCGCCAGGAAGGGCCTGAATCCCACCAAAAAAAGCATGGAACACCGACGATGGGCGGCACCCTGATGATCGGTTCGGTGATCTTTGCGACCGTTCTATGGGCGCGAGCCGACAGTCTATATATGTGGATCGCTTTGGGTGCGACAATTCTGTTCGCTCTCATCGGATTTGGCGATGATTACATCAAGATCGTAAAAAAGCGCAGCCTCGGGCTCACAGGAAAGCAGAAATTTGCGGGACAGATCACGGTCGTTCTTCTGGTGTGGGCGATACTTTGGGCGTGGGGAAGTTATCCATGGAACCTAAGCATACCGTTCTTTAAGGCCACCGCCGATATAGACGGCATCACATATGTCGGACCGATTATTTATCTGTTTTTCATGATGTTCATTGTGGTCGGTTCGTCGAATGCGGTAAACCTGACGGACGGGCTCGACGGACTCGCCGCAAGCACGACTTTCATTGCGATGGCCGCTTTAACGGGACTCACCTACGTTGCCAGTGATGCGAGATGGGCAGAACGCCTTGATATCACGCACAATCCGGCGGCGGCCGAATTGACCGTATTTTGCGGTGCGATGGCAGGGGCAAGCCTGGGCTTCTTATGGTTTAATGCGCCTCCGGCAGAGGTCTTTATGGGAGACACTGGATCGCTTGCGATCGGCGGAGCTCTGGGGACTGTCGCGGTATTGACGAAGCAGGAATTACTTCTTCCGTTCGTCGGCGGGATATTTGTACTGGAGGCGTTGTCGGTCATGCTGCAGGTCTCGTTCTTTAAGCTGACGAAGCGCGGCGGTCAGCCGGGGCGGCGAATATTCAAAATGACGCCGCTGCATCATCATTTCGAGGTTCTGGGATGGGACGAATCAAAGATCGTTTTTCGTTTCGTCATCGGGGCTATCCTATTTGCACTGTTGAGCCTGACCACACTAAAGCTGCGTTAA
- a CDS encoding UDP-N-acetylmuramate--L-alanine ligase, with translation MFRHVTKIHFIGIGGIGMSGIAEVLANLDFEVRGSDANRSKNTERLESLGVKIYEGHSAENVADAEVVVYSSAIKKDNPEMVRARELGLPVIPRAEMLAELMTLKPYSIAVSGTHGKTSTTSMIATILGHAGVDPTTIVGGVVDTLGSNARLGESEWFVTEADESDRSFLMLYPTIAVVTNIDKEHMESYKDMDDVIQCFTDFVNKVPFYGAAVICLDDANIQALIPNIKRRRITYGLTAQADVSARNIEYTGDFGCGFDVVKGDTLLGKIDLPVPGKHNVYNALAATAVAMELEVPFDQISAAFSHFKNANRRFQVKGEVNGILVVDDYGHHPTEIVATLEAAKKGSAGRRTVVVFQPHRYSRTRDLMDDFVVAFNNADVVLLLDIYPASEQPIEGITAENLAENIRRYGHKSITYIGGIETAAATVADILQPNDLVITLGAGSVTKLADEILARLRSK, from the coding sequence ATGTTTCGACACGTTACGAAAATTCATTTTATCGGCATAGGCGGCATCGGTATGAGCGGTATAGCCGAGGTGCTGGCTAATCTCGACTTCGAGGTTCGCGGATCTGACGCAAATCGCTCAAAAAATACCGAACGGCTTGAGAGTCTCGGCGTGAAGATCTACGAAGGGCATTCCGCCGAGAACGTGGCAGATGCTGAGGTCGTGGTGTACTCATCTGCTATCAAGAAAGATAATCCGGAGATGGTCCGAGCGAGGGAACTTGGGCTTCCCGTTATACCGCGTGCAGAGATGCTTGCGGAATTGATGACGCTGAAGCCGTATTCGATCGCGGTTTCCGGAACGCACGGCAAGACCTCAACCACGTCGATGATCGCCACGATATTAGGACACGCCGGCGTTGATCCGACGACCATCGTTGGAGGCGTTGTCGATACTCTCGGTTCAAACGCCAGGCTTGGCGAAAGCGAATGGTTCGTCACCGAGGCCGATGAAAGCGACCGGTCGTTCTTGATGCTTTATCCGACCATCGCCGTTGTTACCAATATCGACAAGGAACACATGGAATCGTACAAGGATATGGACGACGTCATTCAGTGTTTCACCGATTTCGTAAACAAGGTGCCGTTCTATGGTGCCGCGGTCATTTGTTTGGACGATGCGAATATTCAAGCTCTGATCCCGAACATCAAACGCCGTCGCATTACGTACGGGCTGACCGCACAGGCAGATGTGTCAGCGAGGAATATCGAATACACGGGCGATTTTGGCTGCGGTTTCGATGTGGTGAAAGGCGACACGTTGTTGGGAAAGATCGATCTGCCCGTGCCGGGTAAGCACAATGTTTACAATGCCTTAGCTGCGACGGCGGTTGCGATGGAGCTTGAGGTGCCGTTCGATCAGATCTCTGCGGCCTTCTCGCATTTCAAGAACGCGAACCGCCGTTTTCAGGTCAAGGGCGAGGTCAATGGAATTCTCGTTGTGGACGATTACGGTCATCATCCGACCGAGATCGTGGCTACGCTCGAAGCTGCAAAAAAGGGATCGGCAGGCCGCCGAACGGTCGTCGTATTTCAGCCGCATCGCTATTCACGCACGCGGGATCTGATGGACGATTTTGTAGTTGCGTTCAACAATGCTGACGTCGTTCTGCTGCTCGATATCTATCCTGCAAGCGAACAGCCGATAGAAGGAATCACAGCAGAAAATCTTGCTGAGAACATCCGCCGCTACGGCCACAAGAGCATCACATATATCGGCGGCATTGAAACGGCTGCGGCAACTGTGGCAGACATTCTGCAGCCGAACGACCTTGTCATAACTCTCGGGGCAGGCAGCGTGACAAAATTGGCGGACGAAATTTTAGCAAGACTCCGATCGAAATAG
- a CDS encoding FtsQ-type POTRA domain-containing protein — MATRKRKTTAKSTVVKRRKPTRKRTAKNVSVGAATAKYVIPSILSVFLLIGIGYLGVMGYQSATRSDFFRLENVYVAGNDRTGVEDIRRVVFAEAESTGVWNADYASMKQKIEKFPFVRTASVSASLPSGIKVVLEERIPIAVVRTAAGDFLVDSEGAFLAKAGAGENAFPFYMKGWDEAKTEIAHTENLARLKMFKKVFDELKQFGIENSVAAADLSNPRVPVVSVKDGERPIAVTLARDNIGKGLKTALDAISGKEDRVRSIDAAGVSPVIQFLEF; from the coding sequence ATGGCCACGCGAAAACGAAAAACAACTGCAAAAAGCACGGTCGTAAAACGCCGTAAACCGACCCGTAAGCGGACAGCCAAGAATGTATCCGTGGGCGCCGCCACAGCCAAATATGTGATCCCGTCGATATTATCGGTCTTTTTGTTGATAGGCATTGGCTATTTGGGTGTGATGGGATATCAGTCCGCGACGCGATCTGACTTTTTCAGGCTTGAGAATGTTTACGTCGCGGGCAATGACCGTACCGGCGTTGAAGACATTCGCCGAGTGGTTTTTGCCGAAGCGGAAAGCACGGGCGTTTGGAATGCCGATTATGCATCGATGAAGCAGAAGATCGAGAAATTTCCCTTCGTACGCACAGCATCGGTATCGGCTTCGCTGCCGTCAGGCATAAAGGTCGTTCTGGAAGAACGCATTCCGATCGCGGTCGTTCGTACGGCAGCCGGTGACTTTCTCGTTGATAGTGAAGGTGCCTTCTTAGCGAAAGCCGGAGCCGGCGAGAACGCTTTTCCGTTTTACATGAAGGGCTGGGACGAAGCGAAAACTGAAATAGCCCACACGGAAAATTTGGCTCGTCTGAAAATGTTTAAAAAGGTTTTCGACGAATTGAAACAGTTCGGAATAGAGAACAGCGTTGCAGCCGCGGATCTTTCAAATCCGCGAGTTCCCGTAGTCTCAGTGAAGGACGGCGAACGGCCGATCGCAGTGACCCTCGCTCGCGACAATATCGGCAAAGGGCTGAAAACTGCTCTTGACGCGATCAGCGGCAAGGAGGACAGGGTGCGTTCTATTGATGCGGCAGGCGTGTCGCCGGTCATTCAATTTTTGGAGTTTTAA
- the ftsA gene encoding cell division protein FtsA, which produces MSNEIHSVGLDIGTSRVRCVIGEAAEDGRMAIVGMGDAESKGLRRGVITSAESVVDAVGKAVIDAEKRCGIEVSSATVNLSGEHLQGENKNGVVAVAGQDKEITMDDVERAIDSASAMPLTPGWEIVSRLPQEFIIDGQDGITEPVGMQGSRLEALVHVVSSPSAGKQNLTKAVTKAGIEVEDLVLEPLAAATAVLTDDDKEYGCAVVNMGSEVTSMMIFGRGAVQHTAVFPFGSMLFTKDIATGLRVSIPEANKIKHQFGCAASYLLTPEERQDIIEIVPFGRDEIRTLSKEILTDILQPRAVELLQHVSKAARETGSRFSAGVFLTGGGAAIRGIAEIAEQVFDAPTRVGTPDPSRFDGLLNEVRHPQWSVACGLAYWSMRAQQREGGSGGRFSVGRIVEWIGRFSRKS; this is translated from the coding sequence ATGAGCAATGAGATCCATTCGGTCGGTTTAGACATCGGGACGAGCCGGGTTCGCTGTGTGATCGGCGAAGCCGCCGAAGACGGTCGGATGGCGATCGTCGGAATGGGCGACGCCGAATCAAAAGGGCTGCGCCGCGGCGTCATCACCTCTGCCGAATCCGTAGTTGACGCCGTAGGGAAGGCTGTCATCGATGCTGAGAAGCGTTGCGGCATCGAGGTGTCCTCGGCAACGGTAAACCTGTCCGGCGAGCATCTGCAGGGCGAGAACAAGAACGGGGTTGTCGCGGTAGCGGGACAGGACAAAGAGATCACGATGGACGACGTTGAACGTGCGATAGATTCGGCCAGTGCGATGCCGCTGACGCCGGGCTGGGAAATAGTCAGCCGTTTGCCGCAGGAATTCATCATAGACGGCCAGGACGGCATTACAGAACCCGTCGGGATGCAGGGTTCGCGTCTCGAAGCTTTGGTGCATGTGGTCTCAAGCCCAAGCGCCGGTAAGCAAAATTTGACAAAAGCGGTCACCAAGGCCGGCATTGAGGTAGAGGATCTTGTTCTGGAACCGCTTGCGGCCGCGACCGCGGTCCTGACGGACGACGACAAGGAATATGGCTGCGCGGTAGTCAATATGGGTTCAGAGGTCACGAGTATGATGATCTTCGGCCGCGGTGCGGTGCAGCACACGGCGGTTTTTCCTTTCGGCAGTATGCTTTTCACGAAAGACATTGCGACCGGTCTGCGAGTTTCGATTCCCGAAGCCAACAAGATCAAGCATCAATTCGGCTGTGCAGCGTCGTACTTGTTAACTCCGGAAGAGCGTCAGGACATCATTGAGATCGTGCCATTTGGGCGTGACGAGATACGAACGCTTTCCAAGGAGATCTTGACCGACATTCTCCAGCCGCGCGCAGTTGAATTACTGCAGCATGTGTCAAAGGCGGCCAGAGAGACGGGTTCTCGTTTCTCGGCCGGTGTCTTTTTGACGGGCGGCGGAGCGGCGATCCGCGGCATTGCTGAGATCGCCGAGCAGGTGTTTGATGCGCCTACACGTGTCGGGACGCCGGATCCTTCACGATTTGACGGGCTGCTGAATGAGGTGCGGCATCCGCAGTGGTCGGTTGCTTGCGGGCTTGCATATTGGTCTATGCGTGCCCAGCAGCGGGAAGGCGGCTCCGGCGGCAGATTCTCTGTCGGGCGAATAGTGGAATGGATCGGAAGATTTTCGCGAAAAAGTTAG
- the ftsW gene encoding putative lipid II flippase FtsW yields MAAAEKKYDWIMFAVATGLALFGVMMVYSASAMFALKETDSGSQFTYFFKQLMFTVAGLAAMFGISRMDYRHLRKTWVVIAIILVTTILLIAVFWFPEINGAKRWIRFSGFSFQPSELAKIALAVALAYWLARREDEVGSITKGVIPSLLILALLGGLVFMEKDLGTTIVLCAIFCAVYFAAGARILHIASVVAVLGAIGVGAILLAPWRVARMMAFLDPHQYASKEGYQVVQSLYAIGSGGIFGEGYAKGHQKLFYLPYPYSDFIFSVVGEEFGLIGTMGVVLAFGVLLWRGARAAVLAPDRFGMLLSIGIITGIIVQALFNISVVTSILPAKGIPLPFISYGGSSVLVTLVGIGILLSVARHAESEVFADTRTRTSAKRRRKYA; encoded by the coding sequence ATGGCTGCAGCTGAGAAAAAATATGATTGGATCATGTTCGCCGTAGCGACGGGACTCGCCTTGTTCGGCGTGATGATGGTCTACAGCGCGTCTGCGATGTTTGCCCTAAAGGAAACTGACAGCGGCAGCCAGTTCACGTATTTTTTCAAACAGCTCATGTTTACGGTCGCAGGTCTTGCGGCGATGTTCGGCATCAGCCGAATGGATTACCGTCACTTAAGGAAAACGTGGGTCGTTATCGCCATCATTTTGGTCACTACGATCTTGTTGATAGCGGTTTTCTGGTTTCCGGAAATAAACGGGGCGAAGCGGTGGATTCGGTTTTCCGGCTTTTCATTCCAGCCTTCGGAACTTGCGAAGATCGCTCTTGCGGTGGCGCTCGCATATTGGCTCGCCCGGCGCGAGGACGAGGTTGGCAGCATCACAAAAGGCGTCATCCCGAGCCTGCTGATATTGGCGCTCCTTGGCGGGCTCGTCTTCATGGAAAAAGACCTGGGAACGACCATAGTCCTCTGCGCGATATTTTGCGCCGTTTATTTTGCTGCCGGGGCGCGAATACTGCATATTGCAAGCGTTGTTGCTGTTTTGGGGGCGATAGGTGTCGGTGCGATCCTGCTGGCGCCTTGGCGGGTCGCAAGAATGATGGCATTTCTTGATCCGCATCAATACGCGAGTAAAGAGGGATATCAGGTTGTTCAGTCACTATATGCGATCGGCTCGGGCGGTATCTTTGGCGAAGGCTATGCAAAGGGGCATCAAAAGCTGTTCTATTTGCCTTATCCATACTCGGATTTTATCTTTTCGGTCGTCGGCGAAGAGTTTGGCCTTATAGGAACGATGGGAGTGGTCCTGGCGTTCGGCGTACTGCTGTGGCGCGGGGCCCGAGCAGCAGTGCTGGCTCCTGACAGGTTCGGGATGCTGCTGAGCATAGGCATCATTACGGGCATAATCGTACAGGCATTGTTCAACATCAGCGTGGTCACTTCGATACTGCCGGCAAAGGGAATCCCATTGCCTTTCATCTCATACGGAGGTTCGTCAGTTTTGGTGACTCTGGTCGGTATCGGCATTCTTTTGAGCGTCGCCCGGCATGCGGAATCAGAAGTATTCGCCGATACGCGTACGCGGACCTCGGCAAAAAGGAGGCGAAAATATGCGTGA
- the murG gene encoding undecaprenyldiphospho-muramoylpentapeptide beta-N-acetylglucosaminyltransferase: MRESPQLRILIAAGGTGGHIYPGIAVANVLKERNADTEILFVGTARGLETRIVPENGFQLALIHSAGLKNVSLLKKLKGAALLPRSFWEARTLIREFKPDVVVGAGGYVSGPVLLVAHFMGKPTLVMDSNALPGFTNRQLARFVDKAALTFDAAVPSFGAKAVVTGNPVRKEFFDIPTRPPDERVEVLIFGGSQGARAINDAVIAALPLFAEEKGKLSFTHQTGEAQFEAVRNAYTAEGWDDADVRPYISEMVAAFDKADLIICRSGATTCAEVCASGKPAVMIPFPGAADDHQRKNAEALVQKGAARMVIHTELTPERIADEIVSLARDPETLGKMGAAARVLARADAADATVNMIEELAADGKN; encoded by the coding sequence ATGCGTGAATCGCCTCAATTGCGCATCCTTATCGCCGCGGGCGGGACAGGAGGCCACATTTATCCCGGCATTGCAGTGGCTAACGTCCTAAAAGAGCGTAATGCCGATACAGAGATATTGTTCGTCGGTACCGCAAGGGGGCTTGAAACGAGAATTGTTCCTGAGAATGGATTTCAGCTGGCGTTAATTCACAGTGCGGGACTCAAAAACGTCAGTCTGTTAAAAAAGCTGAAGGGAGCCGCTTTGCTGCCCCGAAGTTTTTGGGAAGCTAGGACGCTGATCCGGGAATTCAAACCCGACGTTGTCGTAGGTGCAGGCGGATACGTTTCCGGTCCCGTTTTACTCGTCGCACATTTTATGGGGAAACCCACGCTTGTCATGGACTCGAACGCTTTGCCGGGATTTACGAATCGCCAGCTAGCACGTTTCGTAGATAAAGCTGCTTTGACATTCGATGCCGCGGTACCGTCTTTCGGCGCAAAAGCGGTAGTCACGGGGAATCCCGTGAGGAAAGAGTTCTTTGATATCCCGACGCGTCCGCCGGATGAAAGAGTCGAGGTTTTGATCTTTGGCGGCTCGCAGGGAGCTCGGGCGATCAATGACGCGGTGATCGCAGCCTTGCCATTGTTCGCTGAGGAAAAGGGAAAGCTCTCATTCACACATCAAACAGGCGAGGCTCAATTTGAGGCCGTGCGTAACGCATATACTGCGGAAGGTTGGGACGATGCTGATGTTCGGCCGTACATTTCAGAGATGGTGGCCGCTTTCGATAAGGCTGACCTGATAATTTGCCGTTCGGGTGCGACGACCTGTGCCGAAGTATGTGCGTCGGGAAAACCGGCGGTTATGATCCCATTTCCGGGGGCCGCCGATGATCACCAAAGGAAAAATGCAGAGGCGCTTGTTCAGAAGGGAGCGGCGAGAATGGTCATTCATACCGAATTAACGCCCGAACGGATCGCCGACGAGATCGTCTCTCTTGCCCGCGATCCTGAGACCCTCGGCAAGATGGGCGCCGCCGCTCGCGTTTTGGCTCGGGCAGATGCCGCGGACGCAACAGTTAATATGATAGAGGAATTGGCAGCCGACGGGAAGAATTAG